A window of Mycolicibacterium madagascariense genomic DNA:
GGAATGCCTGCCTGCGTTGCCAATTCGGCGTACCGCAGTGCGCTCAGCGGCGACAGCTCGGCGGGCTTGACGACCACGGAGTTACCGGCCGCCAGCGCAGGCCCGATCTTCCAGGACAGGGTGTTGGATGGAAAGTTCCAGGGCACGACGATTCCGACGACACCCGCGGGCTCCCGTACGACGAGGCCCACATTGTCCGTGCCCGTTGGCGATACCTTGCCGAACATCTTGTCGATGGCTTCGGCGTACCAGCGGATGGTGAGTACGACGTCGGGGATGTCGAGGTCGTTGCAGTCGCTGATCGGCTTGCCGGCGTCGATGGCGTCGATGAGGGCAAGCTCGGCAGCGTTCTCCTCGATCAGTTGGGCGAAGCGGAGCAGCACCGCCTTGCGCTCGGCGGGGGCGATCCGGCTCCACGTTCCGGCGTCGAAGGCGCTACGGGCCGCGGCGACGGCGGCGTCGACGTCGCGCTCGGAGCACGCGGCGACCGCGTTCAGCACGGCCCCGGTGGCGGGGTTGACGTTGTCGAACGTCGACCCGTCGACGGCGTCGACGAAGCGACCGTCGACGTAGGCACGGGTCTGCACCGTCGTGGGAAGTGTTGCGGTCATTGGAGAAGACTCCTTGGTGTCTCGAGTCGCATCGGTGGCGCGGTTCAGCACGGGTACCCCGCGAGGGTCATCCCACCGATTCCCGCCGGTCAGTCAGCCCGACCGCGGAGGCGGGCGCAGCGGTGGTGCGGTGGCGCGCGACGTAGATGGCGAGCCCGGCGAGGATGACGACCGCGACCGTGATGACTCCGCCCCACTGCAGGTACCAGTGGAAGGGTGCGACGGGGTTGTAGATCTCCTGGCGCGGCCAGACCATGTTGACGACGGCGAACAGTCCCATCGCGATCGCGACGAGGTTGACCGGCACCCCCCAGCGGCCCAGGCCGAAGTACTCCTGGTCGCCGCGGCCGGCCACCGGCCAGCGTCCGCCGAAGCGGCGCACCAACATGGGCACCGTCACCAGCAGGTAGGCCAGATAGGCCAAGACCACGACGACACTGGTGACGACGGTGAAGATCTGCGGCTGGCGAATGTTGATCAGCAGGATCACAACGGCGACGACGCCGACGACGAGGGTCGGGACGACGGGCGTGCGGGTGCGCTCGGAGACCTTCGCGAGGTACTCGGATTTGGGGAGTGCCCCGTCACGCGCGAGAGCGAACGCGATGCGCACCGTGCCCGTCTGAACCGTCAGGCAGCACACGAAGATGCTGGTGGCGGCCGCGGCGAGGAAGATCTTGCCGAGCACGTCGCCGAGCACGTTAGTGATGACGTAGGGCAGGCCCGACACCGACAGCTCCTGGGCGTTGACGTCGCCGACGGCCATCATCGCGAACAGCATGATGAGCCCGCCGGTGATGCCCGCCGCCAAGAGCGCCTGAATGATTGCCCGCGGAGAGCGCCGCCGCGGGTCGATGGTCTCTTCGGCGACGGACCCCGCCGTGTCGAAGCCCCACAGGATGTAGGTCGCGAGCAGGCTGGAGGCCA
This region includes:
- a CDS encoding APC family permease, translating into MLHDDSRSADAEYLQKYGYKQQLDRKLGSFSTFAAGFSYISILTGAFQLFYVAFGFAGPAFLWTWPVVVIGQLAVGLCFAELSAHHPLAGSVYAWSKQLAGRLVSFMAGWLMFIACTVTVAGVALAMQVVLPAISPVFQLVGDGTGTYDFAGNAVVLGSILIIATTVINVVGVRLISIINNIGVAVELVASILLIVLLAIHVKRGPGVITSTAGHTSGGSGAIFGALLASSLLATYILWGFDTAGSVAEETIDPRRRSPRAIIQALLAAGITGGLIMLFAMMAVGDVNAQELSVSGLPYVITNVLGDVLGKIFLAAAATSIFVCCLTVQTGTVRIAFALARDGALPKSEYLAKVSERTRTPVVPTLVVGVVAVVILLINIRQPQIFTVVTSVVVVLAYLAYLLVTVPMLVRRFGGRWPVAGRGDQEYFGLGRWGVPVNLVAIAMGLFAVVNMVWPRQEIYNPVAPFHWYLQWGGVITVAVVILAGLAIYVARHRTTAAPASAVGLTDRRESVG